TGGGGGGATTCCGGCAAGAGGTTCGATCGTCCCGATGGGTTTTATCCCGTATGCACGGAGGAAATAGTTGAATACCGGGTGATATTGAATAATTTCTTTGCCTTTGAGAAATGCCATCTGCTTTTCCCATTGTTTCAGGCGGGCATTCCATTGCAGTTTGAATACGGTGAGGTTATTCTGATATCTGGATGCGTGCGATGGATCGTTCTTGCTTAGAAAAACGGCGATCGATTCGGCAAGAACGGGAATATTGCGCGGATCGAGATGGAAGTGCGGATTTCCGTCGGCGTGAACGTCCCCGCCTGCGCGACTGGTATCGGCGGGAACGTCGATCAAGCGAATTTTTGAGGCCAGCGTAAGACGGCTGGAAGATGACGCGAGACGGGTATTCGCCGCACGCTCCAGTAGCGGCGGAAGCCAACCGATTTCAAGATCCGCGCCGTTGGTGATCAGCAGATCGGCTTTGCGCACCTTGGTGATAAGGGAAGGTTTCGGAACCACGAAATGAGGGTCCCAGTTCCCTTGCGCCAGAGTCTCTACCCGAACGTTATCGCCGCCGATCGATTCGGTTAGCGAAGCGATGTAGGGATAGGTGACTGCAACTGTCAGCTCGGCATGTAGCCCCACGGCACACAGAGCCGATGCAAGAAGCCTTTTCAACATTGTGTTCCTTTAAAATGAATGGGCCGCATGGGTGCCCAATGCAACATTGATTGAAAATATCAGCGAATCGAGAGTCCGGCGATTGCCTTCTTCGTCGAACAGTGCATTCGAATGAGTATACTGGAGACGATAACGGGCAAATTCACTGGTATTGTATTCAATCATCGCCGAATATTGATCCATGTGCTCCGGTTGTTCCTGATCGACACCGTTTTTTATGACGTCGTTACGGTAAATATTATCATAGCGCGCACCGATTTTCCAGGTCTGATCGGGTGCATAGACAAGCTGGGTATAGTAGCCTGACTGTTTTTTATGCATTGTCGGCGATACCAGATTATTGGTCGTCACATCAGCATCGGGATCGGAAAACTGAGTCCCTTCCATGTCGCGGTAAAGCCATTCGCTCTGCCATGTCAGCGAACTGTAGCTGTCGAAATAGTGTTTGACCGTGAGATCGAGGCCGTAAAGATCGCTTTCTCCGGCAAAAGCATGAGGCGTTTCGTCGCTAAAATGGTCAATACGGCTTTTGCCGTTGGCGATGCTGGCGCCTGCGAGAATGGTGGTGTCTCCGATATCAGCGGAAGTTTTGACGTAGCCTATCAATAAGGAGGGTTGATGGGCGGAGCCGGCGAGGATCTCTTCTTCGTAACCTTCGCTTGGATTGTTAATGGCGGCTTGACCGAACATGGCTTCGTTTTTTCCTTGAAGCGCTTCGAATCCGACCATCAGGTAGTTACTCGTCGGTGCGACCCATTGCAGTTGTGCCCCGATTTCATTGATTCCGTGGTTTCCGAGAAATGCTTCGTATACCAGAGGCATATCCGAGAAATTCCAGGCATGGTGATGCTGGTTGTTCAGTCGCCCGAAATCACTCAGGAATTTCCCGCCGCGTGCCCGGAAATTGTAGGGAAGGGCACGCGTAGTGACGTAGGCTTCTTCGATTTCCACGGAATCTTCGGAAAAATGGAAAACAGCATTGGCGTCAAGATAAGGATCGACGGTGCTGTGAATTGCCAGCTCGGCGTAGTTAAGGTTGAACCCGTTGGAAGCGTTGTAGGTCGCGTGATCGTGTCCATCATGGGAATGGGAACCGATAAGACCGTGAGCGACGCCGGGAAGTTCAAGATGCTGAGTCACTTCGTCTTTTTTCGAGCGGCTTACGTAGGAAGCGTCGAGGATGAGGGAGAGATCGAGACCCGAAGTGGTTTTGGCGACCGCATCGACGAGTTTGGAGGTGGGCTTTTCCTCCGCCGCGGCCAGGGGGGCGGGAGAAGTCCGGGTACTTTCGAGAGTATCGATTTTGGCCTGCATGGCCTTCATCATCGCTTCCATCTGCGCCATCTGCGCCTTGAGGCTTTGAAGTTCGGTGCTGTCGGCCGACAAGGCCGCCGCCGCGAGGACGGACAATACAAGTTTATTCATCATAAGGGTTTCCTGATCGTGTAATTGTTGGATATCGTAAGAATGAAATGGTGTAAAACGATCAGGAGAGGGGAGGGGAACGGTTTTTGAAAAGAGCGGGTGCGGTTAAGGGGTGCGGCGCCGGAGGAGCTTTATACGCTTCGAACGCAGCGGCGAGGTTCACCGGCGGGGTTTCATCGTTGAGGACGACCGGAGTATGCCCCAACAGGTAAAGGGGACAGCTCTCTTCGACGGATGCGTCGGCATGATGATCGTGATCGTGGATCACTTCGTGCAGGGCACCCAGAAGGGTCGATACGATGAACAAAACGGCAAATAAACGTTTGAAGCGTCGCATCTTTCCCCTTTTTTTGATGCGAATTTTAGCACAGATGGCATAGGGTTTGCTTTCGTATGTCATAATCAAAAAGTTTTAAAGGAATCGGATGATGATCAAACGTTTTAGCACCCTCTTATTTACTTTTTCACTCGCCCTCTACGGCGATATCAACAAAGCCGAACTGAACAAACTCGAAGTCGAGGCACTTATCGTCAAGGATCTCAGCGCCAAACAGACTCTTTATGCCAAGGAACCGTTCAAAGAAGTCCAGCCTGCCAGCCTGACCAAGGTAATGACGGCGATCCTGGCAATCGAGCGGGGGAATCTCGCGCAGCCCGTTACGATCACGCGGGAGATGACGCGGGTCGAACCGACGATCGCGGGGTACCGGAGAGGGGATGTGATCCGGCTCGAAGATCTCATCAAGGCGGCGATGATCAAATCGGACAACGACGCGGCCAAAGCGATCGCGATCACCGTCGGGGGGAGCGAAGAGCGGTTCGTCGAGATGATGAACGCCAAAGCCCGGGCGATCGGGATGAAACACACCCGTTTCAGCAACCCTTGCGGATACGATACGAAAGGGCACTATTCGACCCCTAAAGACCTCCTTAAAATGACCGAATACGCGATCCAGAACCGTAAGTTCAACGAAATCAGCAAAATGAACGAGCACCGCTACCGCGCGCTGAACAAAAAACGGGAGTTTTACGCCTACACCCACAACCGCCTGCTCAACCGCTACCAGTACGCCGTCGGGGTCAAGACGGGGTATACCGCCAAAGCCGGGCCGTGTCTCATCGCCCGGGCGAAAAAAGACGGTAAAGACTGCGTGATCGTCATGATGAATGCGAAAGGGGACCGTTGGAAAACGGCCAAATCGATTTTTGAACAGGTCCTCAACAGCTAGAGAATGCCGTTTTTTTCGAGGAATTCTCGGTAAAGTCTCTCTTTTTCTCCCCTTTTCATCGACGCGTGGGCCGGCGAGGTGGAGGGGAGCTGTATCACCCTTATCCCGATGTCGCCGTAATATTTCATAAACAGATCGAAGCTTTTTTTCCCCGTACATCCGATCGCTCGGATATCGGGATATCGGCTCAGCAGGGCGACGAAATCGTTGGGGAGGCAGTTTTTCAGATTGGTATCGCTTGAATTGCTTCGGACGCAGCTGCCGACCACGTCCCATAATCCGATCCCTTTTTCAAGGCAAAACGCCTTTTTGGCTTCGCCGGAGGGGAGCGCGACGCCGAAGATACTCTCCATGATCGGCCAGAAAGCGTTGCGGGGATGGGCGTAATAAAACGACTGCTCGAACGATGCGATACTGGGGAAACTCCCCAAAAACAAAACGCGCGTACGGTCATCGATGATCGGCTCAAAGGGGTGGCGTTGCGGGGTCATGTTGAAACTTTACCTTACCTTAAAGCATATTCAGCTAAAATTCCGCCATTAATTCACGGGCACACGACCCGTACAAAGGAACTGCATGAAGCGCGCTTTGCTCAGTGTAAGCGACAAAACCAATATCGCTCTGTTCGCGAAATCCCTGATCGGACTGGGATATCAGATCATTTCGACGGGAGGAACGTACAAGCTTCTTCGCGAAGAGGGGATCGATGCGATCGAAATCGATGAGGTGACCAAATTCCCCGAATGTTTCGAGGGACGGGTTAAAACCCTCAACCCCTACATCCACGGGGGAATCCTCCACCGCCGTGACAAGCAGTCGCACCTTGACCAGGCCAAAGAGCTGGGTGTCGAGGCGATCGACCTGGTGTGCGTCAACCTCTACCCCTTCAAAGCGACGATCGAAAAAACCGACGATTTTGAAGAGATCATCGAAAATATCGACATCGGCGGACCCGCGATGGTCCGTTCCGCGGCCAAAAATTTCGACAGCGTCGTGATCGTGACCGATCCATCGGATTATTCGCTCGTGCTCAACGCCATCGAAAACGGCCTCAACAGTGTCGAGTTCCGCCGCGATCTGATGATCAAAGCTTACGAGCATACCGCCGCTTACGACAGCATGATCGCCAACTATATGAACAAGCGCTTCAACAACGGCATGGGAGCCAAGCAGTTCATTGTCGGAAACAAGGTGATGGATACCCGATACGGCGAAAACCCGCATCAGAAAGGGGCCCTGTACGAATTCGACGCGTTTTTCAGCCGCAACTTCAAAACCCTCAAAGGGGAAGCGAGTTTCAACAACCTCACCGATATCAGCGGCGCGGTCAAAATCGCCGCGGCGTTCGGGAATGAAAACGCGATCTGTATCGTCAAACACGGTAACCCCTGCGGTTTCGCGATCCGCGACAACCTGCTGGACGCTTATACCGAAGCGCTTAAATGCGATCCCGTTTCCGCCTTCGGCGGTGTCGTCGCGGTGAACGGCGTCGTGACCAAGGAACTCGCCGAAAAAATGAACGAGATGTTTCTTGAGGTAATCATCGCCGGGCGCATCGACGACGAAGCGCGCGCGGTATTCGAACCGAAAAAACGGCTCAAACTCTTCGAATACGGTGCGGATCGGATCATCCTGAGCAACGACCCGGTCGATTTCAAACACATCGACGGCGGATTCGTCTTCCAGGATGCGGACAGGGTTGCTGAGGATGAGGTGAAAAACGCCAAACTCGTCACCAAGCACACTGCGAGTGCCCAGGAGATCAAAGACGCCGAAATCGCCTACAAAGTGGCCTCTTTGACGAAATCAAACTGCGTCGTTTACGTTAAAAACGGCGCGATGGTCGCGGTAGGAATGGGGATGACTTCCCGTGTCGACGCGGCCCGCTGCGCCCTCAAAAAAGCCGAAGAGATGGGTCTGGACGTGAGCGGATCGGCGCTGGCCAGCGAAGCATTCTTCCCGTTCCGCGATTCGATCGACGCGGCGGCGGGCGCGGGGGTCAAAACCGTCATCCAGCCGGGCGGTTCCGTTCGCGATGACGAAGTCATCGCCGCCGCCGACGAGCACGGTATGGCCCTTTATTTTACCGGCATCCGCCATTTCCTCCACTAAAAACAGTTGCGCCGCTCAGGCGCAATGAGTGATTGCCTCTTTATCCCCTTTCCATCGTATCTCCTTGGTTTAACTTGATTGACACGGACTCAATGTTAGTGCTATAATTTTTTCAGAAAAAAGAAACCGATAAATTTTAGGAACCGATCATGTCAAAAAGTTTGTATGCCACACTCGAAGTTTCACCCGGAGCCAGCGAAGCGGAGATCAAAAAAGCGTACCGGAAGCTTGCGCGCCAGTACCATCCCGACGTTAACAAAGACCCGAAAGCCGAGGAGAAGTTCAAAGAGATCAATGCCGCCTATGAAGTGCTCAGCGACAAAGAAAAACGGGCCAAGTACGATCAGTACGGTGATGCCATGTTCGGTGGCCAGAATTTTCACGATTTCGCCCGCGGTCAGGGCGCCAATGTCGATCTTGACGACATCCTGCGCAACATTTTCGGACAGGGCGGCGGTTTCGGCGGCGGCGGTTTCGGGGGAGGTTTCGGCGGATTTGGCGGCGGTTTCGGGGGAGGTTTCGGCGGCATGAACCTCGACATCGATGCCAACGTAACGGTTCCTTTCGCGGTTGCGGTTCTCGGCGGCAAACATACGATCAGCCTCTCGGGAGAAAGTTTCGACATCAAGATTCCCGCCGGGATCAAAAGCGGTGAAAAATTGCGCGTGCGCGGCAAGGGCAAACGGGGAGGAGGCCAGGTCGGTGATCTGTACCTGCGCATCGACGTCGCCCCCAATCCCGAATATGAACGCGAAGGGGACAACCTGGTCAAAACGTTCAACGTACCTCTCTATGCGGCATTGTTCGGCGGGAAGGTGAGCGTCCAGACGCTGGAAAAAGAGGTGACGCTCAAAGTGCCCGAAAACACCAAAAACGGCCAACGGTTCCGTCTGAAAGAGATGGGGGTCACAAACCGCCAAAGCGGCGTCCGCGGCGATCTGTACCTCAAAGCCAACATTGTCCTCCCCCCGCTGGAGAAAATCGATCCCGAGCTTGTCGAACAGATGAAAAAATCGCTTCCGCAGGAGTAGAAGATGCACCACTACGACGAACCCGTATACATGATCAGCATCGTTGCCAAAATCCTCGATATTCATCCGCAGACGCTGCGGCAGTACGAGCGGGAAAATCTCATTTCCCCCTCGCGCTCGGACGGACGGATCCGGCTGTATTCGCAGCGTGACATCGAAAAGATCAAAACGATCCTGCGCCTGACCCGCGAACTGGGCGTCAACCTCGCCGGGGTCGACGTAGTGATGCGGCTGAAAGACAAAATGGAAGCGATGGAGCAGGAGATGGCCGAGATGCGCATGGAGCTTTCCCGCCTTCGCAACAGCACCACGGTCCCTCCTGAAAAATCGCTCGTGGCCAAACGGAGCATTTACGAGATGGTCATTTTCGAAGACGACATTCTCAAATAATGGCACTCGATCCCCAAATCCACGAGAGCTGGAAAGAGGCACTCAAAGAGGAATTCGCCCACAGCTATATGGGCGAGCTGAAAACTTTTCTGCTCGAGGAAAAAACGTTTCATACGATCTATCCGCGCGGGAGCGAGATATTCAACGCGTTTAATTCCACCCCATTTGAGCGGGTCAAAGCGGTCATCTTGGGACAAGACCCGTATCACGGGCCGGGACAGGCTCACGGCTTGTCGTTTTCCGTCCGTCACGGTGTGGCCCTGCCGCCGTCACTGCAAAACATTTTCAAAGAGCTGGTGGACGATATCGGCTGCGGGTATCCCCAGAGCGGGGATCTGACCCACTGGGCGCAAGAGGGGGTGTTGCTGCTCAATACTCTCCTCACCGTCCGCGCGGGGGAAGCGTTTTCGCATAAAGAGCGGGGGTGGGAACGTTTTACCGACCGTGTGATACAAACCCTCAGCCAAAGACGCGAGCACATCGTGTTTATCCTCTGGGGTGCACCGGCGGGGAAAAAAGCGGCTCTGATGGATGGGAACAAACACTGTATCCTGCGCGCGCCTCACCCTTCTCCGCTCTCGGCTTACAGGGGTTTTTTCGGTTCCAAGCCCTTTAGCCGCACAAACGAGTACCTGATCCGAAACGGCATCACCCCGATCGACTGGCGTCTTTAAGCGCTTTGAGCTCCTTTTTCCGCTCCCGCAGCAATTCGGCGGTTTCGGAGGAAGGAGAACGTTTGTACACTTTTTTCAGCCATTCGACCTGATTGTAGGCATCCTGAACTCTCCCCAGCCGGTTTTGTATCTTTTTGCATTCGGCAATTTTCCGGTGCTCTTCTCGGAGTTCCGCGGCGGCGAGAAATTCGAGGCCGTAACGGGCGTTTTTGAAGCGCACCCGCAAACGGTGGAGCTCTTTTTGGGAAGTCTTCGGCCCGATCGACGCGTAATCGGAGAGTGCCGAAGCGTAATAGCGCTCGACGGTATCGATCAGGTGCGCGGAGGAGATGTCGGGGTCGGCGTCGCACAGGGTGTCATAGTGATTTCGTATCGCATTAAGCGTCTGCGCTTTGAATTCGGGGCTCAACGTCGCGTCGGCGTATCTGCTCCGCAGCAGGGAGAGCGTCCGGCAGGTTTTTGGGTAACGTTTGGGTTTGAGGGATTCGATCAGGACGTCGAGTTCACGGATCGCATTCGTCGATTTGACGGCCGCTTTGAGTTCGGGGGGGAAGGGGACGCTTTTGCTGAGGAAGAGGGCCGTGACCGAACGGACACGGCGTATCGCAATTCTGAAATCGTGGACGTCTCCGCTTTGGCGGCTTTGCATCAGCACACCCAGGAGTGTGCTGGCGTGATAGAGCTGATACGTCAGATAGCGGGTCAGTACATTCAGTCGCATCCGACCATTATAACCGATTTGGATTACAGTTTAAAGACCGCCGCGATCGGAAGGTGATCGGAATATCCCTCACCCATATGGTGGCGGGGTTTTTTTCGGGACTGTTGCCAGCGGTAGGGTTTGCCTTTGTAAAAAAGATAGGGTTTCTCAAAACGTTTGAAACTGCCGCGAACGTATTCGATCCCCTTCCCGTCCGCCAGCGCGGGAGAGATGATCATATTGTCGAGCGCTTCGCTGTTGCCGCGGAATTCATGGCTCCAGCGCTCCGAACCGTCCACTTCATACCAGAGGTTGTAGAGACACTCCCTGCACGTTTTGAGCGAATGGTAGGTGATCGGATTGTTGTCGGCGTCAACCGTTCCGAGAATGTGGTTGATCCCCGTAATCCCCCCCGTATCGTTGTGTTTTCGGCTGCGGAGGAAAGTACGGTACTCCTCATAGTCGGAGTTGAAATCGCCCAGCAGTACGAAGGGTTCGTTTTTCTCCAGGGCGGCGAGGCGTTTTTTGAGTGCTTTGGCACTCAGGATCCGCATGCTCTCCGGACCGCTTTTGGATTTCCAGTGGTTGACGAATACCCGCAGGCTTTTGCCTTCAATGTCGAGTTTGACCTCGAGGATGTCCCGATAGGCGCGGTGGGAACTGACCGAATGGCTGAGGGCGCTTTTGATGGGGTAACGGCTCAGCAACGCGGTAGCGACGGTGGTATTTTTAGCCCGTGCAAACGCGTGGTAAGGATAATAGAGTCCCTGACGCTTCAGTTCGGTTTTGAGTGCTTTGAGGGCGGTTTCGGATTCGATCTCCTGCAGTCCGATGACGTCGGCGCCGATGTCACGGATTACCTGAGCGGTATTGTGAAGTTTGATGCGGTACATCTCCTCGTTCCACCCCCACGAGGTGTTGGGAATGTATTGCTCGTACTCGTTTCCGTCATCGTTCATGTCGAACAGGTTTTCGACGTTATAGGATGCGATCTTCACTTCGGTACCTCCCAGCAGAGCGTAAAAAAAGAGCAACAGAACCAGCAGCTTCATCATTCGATCCCGCTGAGGCGCAACAGATGTTTCGTCTCGCATTCGCGCCCCATCATTTCGACAAAGAGCTCCTGCATGCTTCGGCTTCCCCCTTTGGCGAGTATCACCTCTTTGTACCGCCGGGCGAGTTCGGAACCGAAAATCCCTTCGTCCACGATCGCGTAATAGGCGTCGGCACTGAGAACTTCAGCCCATTTGTAGCTGTAGTATCCGGCACTGTAACCGCCGCTGAAAATATGGGAAAACCCGTTTTGGAATTTGTTGTAGGAAGGCGGGCGGATCAGCGACGTCCGCTCTCGAACCCGGTCAAGAAGGCTCTGAATCTCGTCCCCCTGATAGAGGCGCGAATGGAGTTCGAAATCAAAAAGGGCAAATTCGAGCTGGCGGAGCATGAAAAGAGCGCTTTGGAAGTTTTTGGCGCGGATCAGCTTGGCGATCATTTCATCGTCGAGAACCTCCCCGCTTTCATGGTGCCGGGCGAAAAGTTTGAGCACTTTGGGCTCGTAGGCGAAATTTTCCAGAAACTGCGAGGGAAACTCGACCGCATCCCATTCGACGCCGCTCACTCCGCTCACCCCGCGCTCGCGGACGCGGCTGAGGAGGTGGTGGAGGGTATGGCCCATTTCGTGGAAAAGGGTGACGACGTCGTCATGGCGCAGCAGCGAAGGGGAGGTGTCGCCTGAGGGGGGGAAGTTGCAGACGACGAAAGCGCTCGAGAGACGGGTATTGCCCTGCGGGTCTTCGCAATGGCTTTCAAAATTGTGCATCCAGGCACCGCCGCGTTTGTGTTTCCGGGCTTCGAGATCGAAGTAGACCCGCGCGAACAGGCGGTCGTTTTCATAGATGTCGTAGGCGCTGGCCTTCTCGTCCCACAGAGGGATATCGATCTTGACGAAACGGATGCCGAAGAGGTCGTGCAAAAAGGCGAACATCCCTTCCATGACCGAGCGTTGTTCGAAATAGGGGCGATACTCCTCCTCGTCGATGTCGTAGCGCGCTTTTTTGAGAATTTCGCCGTAAAAGGCGGTGTCGTAGCTTTGCAGCTCGATCCCCCCGGCGATCTCGCGGAGTTCGGCAATCTCCTGCTCCGCCTGTGGGCGAGACGCGTCGATCAGTTCGTGGAGGAATTTGAAAACGGCATCCGTATCGGGGGCCATTTTGGAAGCCAGGGAATACTGGGCGTAATTGTCGAATCCGAGCAGCGCCGCGCTCTCCTGGCGCAATGAGAGAAGCTCGTCGATGATCGTCCCGTTTTGCGGCGCGCGCGTCGTATAGGCCCGGTAGAGCTCTTCTCGCACCGCGCGGTTGGGGCCGTAGGTCATGTAGGCGATGTAAGAGGGCATCTGGAGCGTAAAACGGTATTTGACGACCCCCTCTTCTTCGAAGCGGGCGTTTTCGAGGTCACTTTCGGGGATCCCCTCCACGTCGGCTTCGTCGGTGATGATTTTCTCATAGGCGTTGGTCGCGTCAAGGAGGTTTTGCGAAAAGTCGTTCGTCAGGGTGCTTTTGCGGAGATTGATTTCGGCGAGACGGGCTTTGGCCGTCTCGTCAAGGTGGGCGCCGGCAAGTTCGAAATGGAGGATGTTCAGATCGAGCAGGCGCTGTTGTTCGGGGTCGAGAACGTCGTATTCGGCGGCCTTGATCTGTTTAAACGCTTCGTAGAGGCCCAGGTTTTGCCCCACATAGGTCGAATATTCCGTCAGAATCGGCAGCGCTTCGGCGTAAATTTTTTGGGTCGCTTCGGAGTTTTTGACGGCATTGATGTGGGAGAGGGGGGTAAAGAGCAGCTCGAGTTCTTCTTCCATAAAATCGAAGGGGCGCACGAAGTTGGCGTACGTCTTTACGGGAACATCCAGCAGCTCTTCGACGGTGTGGCGGTTTTGCGCGATCAGCGCGTTGAGATCGTCGATAAAGGTATCCAGGTTCAGCTTGAAATCGTTAAAGGGGGTCATATTCTCTCCTAATATAGGACGTTATTGTAGTGCAGCGTTTCAAAAAATATTCTATAATTTGACAATTTGTTATCAAGGCCCAACCATGCGCGCGACCCTTCGAACCAAAATCCAGCAGCTGCTCCGCTACATCTTTGTCGGCGGGCTTTCGATGTTCCCGCTGATCCTGGTGCTCATCGTCGTCAATTTCATCAAGGATCTGGGAATAAGCGCGTTTTCTTCGCTTCACCAGTACACCCATTCGTTCGGCGTGACCGTCGCGCTGATCGTCATCGTGATCGTTTTGTTCGCGGTGCTGGGGTATTCGATCGAAAAATACGGCCGTTCGATGTTCGTCTCCATCATCGACAGCCTGTTCGAGAGAATCCCGGCGATCCGATCGGTCTACTCGGTCTCCAAAAAACTGGCAACCATGCTCTCCGGCGGCGAAGACGGGGGAAAAAAGGAAGTGGTGCTCGTCGAATATCCCAAAGAAGCAGTCTGGGTACCGGCCTACCTGCTCAACCGCCAGGGGAACATCTGCGTTCTGTTCATCCCCACGTCGCCCAATCCTACAAGCGGTTACACGGTGATTGTGGACGAGAAGCTGACGATCAAAACGACCCTGACCCTTCAGGAAGCGTCGTCGTTCATTATCAGCATGGGGGCCGATTTCCCCAAAAAAGAGGAGATCGCCGAAAAACTCAACGTCCGCTGAGTTATTCGAATTCGTCGTATTTGGGTTCGAGGGCTTTGAAGCGTTCGATGAGAAGTTTCTGGTAGCGGGGCGCTTCGCGATAAAGCTTTTCGAGCGCTTCGGTCCCATGGTGCAGGGTGAGCGAAGAATCGACGACGATGTAGGAGAGGAAAACCGTGTTCTCGTTGATCGAGAACTGCAGCCGTTGTAAAAGACCGTTCTCCTCCAGCAAAAAATCGTAGAGTGCGTCGATGTTTTCCTGCGGGATACGGCAAAGGGGGGAGTCGGCGATGACGATCCCGTTGTCGTAATAGTTGATGTCGATCCGGGTCGTTCCGGTTTCGCTCCGCCAGCTTCGCTGGCTGCGCCGGGAGAGGGTGACGTTGACCCCCAGGTTTTGGAGGATCGTCTCCACGAGCGCCACGACGCCGGTCGGCTTGTACCCCTCTCGGCGTCGCTTGGCCACTTCGAGCTTGGTACCGCATTTGGGGCAGTAGTCGTTGCGTATCGTCTCTTCGCGGATCAGGTTTTTGCACGATACGCAGCGGATGACGTTCTCTTGAGCTTCCGTTTTGAACTGGACCAGTGCTTCGTGCAACAGGTAAGCGGGGAGCGCGAACCCCAGATTGTTCGAATTCTGGATGATGAAAGTGTTGACGCCGATCACTTCGGTATTTTCGTTCAACAGCGGCCCTCCGCTGTTGCCCGGATTGATCGCGGCGTCGAACTGGATGTATTCGACTTCACCCTGCAGCCGTGCGGCTTTGGAGACGATCCCCTCGGTGGTGGAATAATTCAGGCCGTAGGGATGGCCGATCGCGATGACGCTGTCGCCGTCATGGACCTGTTCGAGGCTGAGGCTCAGAGGGTGCTCGCAGACCAGGGGAAGGGGGGAACGGACAAATGCCAGATCGTACGCGGGATCGTCATAAACGACGGTTCCGATTGTTTTGGGAAGCGTTTCGGTGCTGATGAGCACCTCCTTGAGCCCCCCGACGACGTGTGAATTGGTGACGATCAGTCCGTCGCATACGAAGCCGCTTCCGCTTCCGTAGGGGGTGGTCACCTGAACGATGCTCTCGATGGTTCTCTCCACCATCTTCTGGGTAGCGAGATTCATCTTCACACCTCCGTGAAATCGAGATTTTTGATTTGGAGATAAAAACTCTGGCTGAAATGGTCCAGATCGGTGTAGTTTAGATCGTCCGCAAAGTTTCGCAACCCTTTGTAGCGCTCGGTATAGGGT
The DNA window shown above is from Campylobacterota bacterium and carries:
- a CDS encoding endonuclease/exonuclease/phosphatase family protein; protein product: MKLLVLLLFFYALLGGTEVKIASYNVENLFDMNDDGNEYEQYIPNTSWGWNEEMYRIKLHNTAQVIRDIGADVIGLQEIESETALKALKTELKRQGLYYPYHAFARAKNTTVATALLSRYPIKSALSHSVSSHRAYRDILEVKLDIEGKSLRVFVNHWKSKSGPESMRILSAKALKKRLAALEKNEPFVLLGDFNSDYEEYRTFLRSRKHNDTGGITGINHILGTVDADNNPITYHSLKTCRECLYNLWYEVDGSERWSHEFRGNSEALDNMIISPALADGKGIEYVRGSFKRFEKPYLFYKGKPYRWQQSRKKPRHHMGEGYSDHLPIAAVFKL
- a CDS encoding M3 family metallopeptidase — translated: MTPFNDFKLNLDTFIDDLNALIAQNRHTVEELLDVPVKTYANFVRPFDFMEEELELLFTPLSHINAVKNSEATQKIYAEALPILTEYSTYVGQNLGLYEAFKQIKAAEYDVLDPEQQRLLDLNILHFELAGAHLDETAKARLAEINLRKSTLTNDFSQNLLDATNAYEKIITDEADVEGIPESDLENARFEEEGVVKYRFTLQMPSYIAYMTYGPNRAVREELYRAYTTRAPQNGTIIDELLSLRQESAALLGFDNYAQYSLASKMAPDTDAVFKFLHELIDASRPQAEQEIAELREIAGGIELQSYDTAFYGEILKKARYDIDEEEYRPYFEQRSVMEGMFAFLHDLFGIRFVKIDIPLWDEKASAYDIYENDRLFARVYFDLEARKHKRGGAWMHNFESHCEDPQGNTRLSSAFVVCNFPPSGDTSPSLLRHDDVVTLFHEMGHTLHHLLSRVRERGVSGVSGVEWDAVEFPSQFLENFAYEPKVLKLFARHHESGEVLDDEMIAKLIRAKNFQSALFMLRQLEFALFDFELHSRLYQGDEIQSLLDRVRERTSLIRPPSYNKFQNGFSHIFSGGYSAGYYSYKWAEVLSADAYYAIVDEGIFGSELARRYKEVILAKGGSRSMQELFVEMMGRECETKHLLRLSGIE
- a CDS encoding DUF502 domain-containing protein, with translation MRATLRTKIQQLLRYIFVGGLSMFPLILVLIVVNFIKDLGISAFSSLHQYTHSFGVTVALIVIVIVLFAVLGYSIEKYGRSMFVSIIDSLFERIPAIRSVYSVSKKLATMLSGGEDGGKKEVVLVEYPKEAVWVPAYLLNRQGNICVLFIPTSPNPTSGYTVIVDEKLTIKTTLTLQEASSFIISMGADFPKKEEIAEKLNVR
- a CDS encoding trypsin-like peptidase domain-containing protein, which translates into the protein MNLATQKMVERTIESIVQVTTPYGSGSGFVCDGLIVTNSHVVGGLKEVLISTETLPKTIGTVVYDDPAYDLAFVRSPLPLVCEHPLSLSLEQVHDGDSVIAIGHPYGLNYSTTEGIVSKAARLQGEVEYIQFDAAINPGNSGGPLLNENTEVIGVNTFIIQNSNNLGFALPAYLLHEALVQFKTEAQENVIRCVSCKNLIREETIRNDYCPKCGTKLEVAKRRREGYKPTGVVALVETILQNLGVNVTLSRRSQRSWRSETGTTRIDINYYDNGIVIADSPLCRIPQENIDALYDFLLEENGLLQRLQFSINENTVFLSYIVVDSSLTLHHGTEALEKLYREAPRYQKLLIERFKALEPKYDEFE